A single window of Vigna unguiculata cultivar IT97K-499-35 chromosome 1, ASM411807v1, whole genome shotgun sequence DNA harbors:
- the LOC114195797 gene encoding LOW QUALITY PROTEIN: phytolongin Phyl1.1 (The sequence of the model RefSeq protein was modified relative to this genomic sequence to represent the inferred CDS: inserted 1 base in 1 codon): protein MDSIQKKVYYCCVSKGNTVLYVYSGGDVEVENVAALCLESAPPFHRWYFETIGKXTYGFFMEDGYVYFAIIDKGLGNSVVLRFLEHVRDEFKKLARKGSRGILPNMNSIHFQEKLVPVIRSLITSLESVSHGSSNWRDETSNSFQVDLSPSPSSLNGQIEGASSTKAPLLGKSNKPDKKKVKDHVIAMRDVELEEHRKSTDRGARADSGNLEGVSQCGAGSSVALQKDMGSMRIRSAPQNIRKKWWRQVRIVLAIDAAVCIILLSSG from the exons ATGGATTCAATTCAAAAGAAAGTTTATTACTGCTGTGTTTCTAAGGGTAACACGGTCCTCTATGTGTATAGTGGTGGAGACGTGGAAGTTGAGAATGTTGCAGCCTTGTGCTTGGAGAGTGCTCCTCCTTTCCACAGGTGGTATTTTGAGACAATAGGTA GGACTTATGGTTTTTTTATGGAAGATGGGTATGTTTACTTTGCAATTATTGATAAAGGTCTTGGTAACTCGGTGGTTCTTCGGTTTTTGGAGCATGTTAGAGATGAGTTCAAAAAGCTGGCCAGAAAAGGTTCAAGAGGAATTTTGCCAAACATGAACTCAATCCACTTTCAGGAAAAGTTGGTTCCTGTCATTCGCAGTCTGATCACTTCATTGGAGAGTGTCTCTCATGGTAGTAGTAATTGGAGAGATGAAACTTCCAATTCTTTTCAAGTGGATCTGTCTCCATCACCAAGTAGTTTGAATGGACAAATTGAAGGTGCTAGTTCAACAAAAGCTCCATTATTGGGGAAATCTAACAAGCCAGATAAGAAGAAAGTGAAGGATCATGTGATTGCCATGAGAGATGTTGAGTTGGAGGAGCATCGAAAATCTACAGATAGAGGAGCAAGGGCTGATTCAGGCAATCTGGAAGGTGTAAGCCAATGTGGTGCAGGTTCGTCAGTTGCTTTGCAAAAGGATATGGGTTCAATGAGGATAAGATCAGCTCCTCAAAATATTCGGAAGAAATGGTGGCGCCAAGTACGCATTGTTTTAGCTATTGATGCAGCTGTGTGTATAATATTATTGTCATCTGGTTAG